The Bradysia coprophila strain Holo2 unplaced genomic scaffold, BU_Bcop_v1 contig_297, whole genome shotgun sequence DNA window agaaaattcGACGATTCGCTGAAGTTTCAAAATGGACAGATTGAAAAAAGCCCGTACACCTATTCGTGGACTCATTACAAGATCCCTGAACGAATTGGAAACTGAATTGTTGAATCCAGTGAAAGATGTCATCCGTTTGAAGACGAGATTTGAGAGACTGAATGATTTACAATCCAGAATTCAGGATGCAGATGAAGGAATCTTCAACGAAATGTTATTGGGTCCGAACGTTACCGAAGAAGAACAGTTGAAGGAAGCAATGGATTGTGAAGACATTTTAATACTTCTCGTTACGGCTAAGATGAGAATCGATAAGGAAGTAATGAAGATCAAATCAGCAGAGCAAGTAGTTCAAGGTGATGAAGCATCTTCGATCAGTTCCGTGTCTCAAAAACGTCAGTTTAAGTTACCGAAGATAgaattgaagaaattcatCGGTAAAATATTGGATTGGTTGAGCTGGTGGGCGCACTTCAGTAAAATTCATGAGGATGAAGAGTTGCATGCCACAGACAAATTCCAATATTTAATGCAATCGATGGAACCACACTCGAGAGGAGATGATATCGTTAAAGGATTTCCAGCAACCGAAGCGAATTATCCGAAGGTGATTGAAGTATTGAAAGAAAGGTTTGGCAAGAAGAAATTACTGATTCAGGTGTATGTTCGTGAATTGTTCAAAATGAGTTTGAATAATCTCAACAAGGGATCATGTATTTCGTCGATATACGACAAATTGGTGTGTCAAGTCCGAGCTTAAGAGTCATTAAATATATCGTTGGAACAAACATCCCTATTTTTGTATCCAATGGTAGAGTCCAGTCTACCAGAAGACACCTTGATTGCGTGGCAAAGGAGTTCGATGTACGGAAAGGATGGATCACCGAAAGGAGAACTGGACTacttgttggaatttcttcGACAAGAAGTAGATCTTGAAGAGCATCGAGCGTTAGCAAGATCGAAATACGATACAATGTCAATGGCGACATACATGAATGGCGATGCAACGGCAAATTGCATATTTTGTGAAGATCGTCATTTATCTCAAGAGTGTATGGAAGCACATAACATGCAACTGGAATCAATACGAAGAataatcaatgaaaataaagtaTGTTCACGGTGTTTCAAGTACGGTCACTTTGTCAAGCAATGTAAGGAGGATGTTAAATGCGTTGCATGTTCTAAACCGCATTATGAAATCATGTGTTGGAAGTCGCGGTAAATCGTCAATGGGACAACAATGGTAAATGGGACAACACAACAATGGTCAATGGGACCACAATCGTGAATGGGACAACAATCGTCAATGCGACAACAATGGTCAATGGGACAACAATGGTCAATGGAACAACAATCGTCAATGGGACAACAATGGTCAATGGGACAACAATCGTCAATGGGACAACAATGGTCAATGGGACAACACAACAATGGTCAATGAGACAACAATGGTCAATGGGACAACACAACAATGATCAATGGGACAACAACGGTCAATGGGACGAACAAATAGAAACTAGTTAATGCGACGAGCTTCTTCAGTAAATAAGTTGGTTTAAACGGTGGGagcaaaattgtaaaattatttcgggaAAATAATTGGTGGGAGGATATTGAAACCGATCGATTACTCGTAGAAAAAGGgacataaataaaacaaacgtTGAAAGGGCGACACGCCCGAAGTAAGTGTTTCTCTTAAACGATCCAAAACTCCACTATAAATAGAAGCTGCTAGAGTCTAGCTGGTAGCTAATCGTCTAGGTTTTAACACTCAGctatatcagttattttgtaagtaagataaaggacttgcgtcacatttaccctttgagggttttttgactggtatcagaatttttgtaagttttaagGTTAAGGTTAAGGCCAGTTATAACatgtcaaaagtttttttagagaCAAAGAAAGCAATTTTTATATGTCCCGTAACACAAAAGATAATACCAAAACCACATTTGAAACAGGAAAATCCAACTACccgacaattttcatatttgccaCTGTTTTCTGCTTCTAACTTTTCCAGTTTTGGTCATTTCGCCcgtattctactcccaaaactcagagactttgccgaagacacCAATTCTCCATTTTTGTACCAGAACGTTAACCCTTTCAACGTTATTGGGTAATCGCCaatgaaaattaatggaaaCTCTTCAAGGCATAACACATAACTGATGCGACTGCTATTTCCGGATGATTTTgcttgaaaatcaatttccagATGTTAGGACAATGTCAAAAAGGTTTTTAGACAGAGAAACACCTTGAAGAGGACACATTTATTCAGAATTAAATTACATTcacacaaaatatacaaaactaATCCATCGGCAGCACGAAGGATTTTGTTTCCacagaataaaaaatgatgttttttttgtcaatatacCAAACAAGTACGTCACCGTCATTCCCATATTAGAAATCGTAGAAAATAGCAATTTAGTGGGATTTAATATGACTGATTAACCCGGAACGCAGGGGAAAGGTTTCATCACACAGGTTGCATTCATACAGCCTTCCACCtgcaaataaaaatctcaATTTATTTCGAGGTTTCACGCAGAAATTGTCTTTTGCAGACGTCACACGTGAATGGCCCACGACCTGAATGAGTAATTCtcgtaaaaattcaaaatttcttttttcaaaatttcagtttGTCTCAGATACAAAACTGTCTATGCTTCATTTTCACCTACCACTATGAGTCACCTGATGACCGGTTAAAAcatgtttaaatttgaaagCAGCATTACAGATCGAACATTTGAATGGCCTCGCGTctgtgaaacaaaattttgtggaaattttagTTTGTCTTCTTTTGAGTTGAACGTTCTTTTCACTTACCAGAATGAGTCCTTTTATGTTTGGACAAACCGCTTGCATGGCTGCAAACAAAATCACATTCCGTACACTTGTATGGCTTTTCACCTACgtaaagttaaaatttattcacaCGGGCAAAAACAATGACATAAGTGTCTTCGTACTTACCAGTGTGCGTCCGCGAATGTTGGGTCAGataggattttcttttgaattgtttgCCACACTCTGCACAGGGGTAGTCGGTCGATTCTTTTAAATGAGAAAAACGGTCGTCTCAATTGACTAGCATTTTAGCATAACAAATTATTCGGAAGAAGAACCTACCGTCACGACGACCTCTTGAAGCATTTTTAAGAGGAATTTCGCTattttttccaattaattGAACCTGAAActgagaaataaaaattacggacggaaataaatttcaacaaaatgccCACTCTAACACTCCATCGTTCATCCATGTAATTCAACAGCTCATATCAAAACAGTTACAGAAGATCCGTTACAATTACCTGCGATgcattttctgtttgattaaTACTGTGCAGAGGCGTCGTAGTTCTTTCATTTGACAATACTTCTTCCAGCTGACGATTCGCCAGAGCAAAGTCGACATCCGGTTCACAATTCTGCTTTTTGGGAGCGGGCGCACCGGATCTGAAATAGTATGAAATCACGACTGTGAAGAGATTACCAACGCAAACTGTGTCCTTACGCGGAAGCATTCGACTCATTAACGCTATTCTTTCTTTTCCGATCTAGACGAGCATGTAAAGTCAAAACGGGAGGTATCTGGTCCCCTAATGCAGAATTGCAGCACTTCTTCCGCTTAAGCGTTGGGTCGCATAAAGAATTCAGTTTCGTCGTTCCACTACAACTGACATTGCTGCTCGACCAGCCTGAGTCATAATTGACGCATCCCAAACTGTCCGAATTTTGACAAACTTCCGAAGTTATGTCGAGCGGTACTTCTTGTTCTGCTTGCATTGCATCTCCACCATCGTTCCAACTGACATTGCAGAGTGAAGTGTCTGAGTTAAAGTTTATGGATCCTAAAACAATCAAGCTTGGACCAACTTGTGAGGTTAATTCACCTGGTGCTGCTTGTTTTGCTAGCATGACACCATCACCAACGTTACAAACGATATTGCTGTTCCACCAGCCTGAGTCATAGTTGGTACTAGGGATGGGAGACCTTttatattatcgataatatcaatcaaaacaatttatcgataattgatatatcatatcgttatcgataatttgataattatcgaattatcaataattatcaatgtatcgataattatcaaaatatcgatatttcgataattatcaaattttgatatttctgaaaataattgataCTCATAAAGTTATGTTACtgtgaagaaattgaaaactgtTCTCAGCAACTTTTCGAGATCTCTTTCCAATTTATCATCATCCTAATGGAAAGATGGAAGAGTTACAGCTGAAAACTGCATGCATTTGTATTGATTTATCTAAATATTCATATTAGAGTAgctatcaaaatatcgatttttcgataattatcaaaatatcgatattttgataattatcgagatatcgatattttgataattatcgaaatatcaattattatcgattatcgatattatttttgaaaattttcgataaaaaaatttatcgataatcgattatcgataatcgataattatcgatcaTCAATATCAATATCGCCCATCCCTAGTTGGTACATCCCAAACCGTCCAAATTTTGACA harbors:
- the LOC119079127 gene encoding uncharacterized protein LOC119079127 — encoded protein: MQAEQEVPLDITSEVCQNSDSLGCVNYDSGWSSSNVSCSGTTKLNSLCDPTLKRKKCCNSALGDQIPPVLTLHARLDRKRKNSVNESNASASGAPAPKKQNCEPDVDFALANRQLEEVLSNERTTTPLHSINQTENASQVIVTDLL